One genomic window of Methanospirillum lacunae includes the following:
- a CDS encoding DUF367 family protein, translated as MIPLLAYRDNTCDPKKCTMKKLERAGMVKIFSRLTHVPRSSLILDPTAEQALSPADKERTRTITALDCSWAVLDTSIVRNWRFRRALPFLLAANPVNFGKPFKLTSIEAMAAGLCILGEEEQAREILGKVSWGIRFIELNQEPLDAYAQAIDSTDVIKIQGEFF; from the coding sequence ATGATACCGCTCCTTGCATACCGGGACAACACTTGTGATCCGAAGAAATGCACGATGAAGAAACTGGAGCGGGCAGGAATGGTCAAAATATTCTCTCGTTTAACCCACGTCCCCCGCAGCAGTCTCATTCTCGATCCCACAGCAGAACAGGCATTATCTCCTGCAGACAAAGAACGAACACGGACCATTACCGCTCTTGATTGTTCATGGGCAGTGCTTGATACCAGCATCGTACGTAACTGGAGGTTCAGGCGGGCTCTTCCGTTTCTCCTCGCTGCAAACCCGGTGAACTTTGGCAAACCCTTTAAACTGACTTCAATTGAAGCGATGGCAGCTGGCCTCTGCATACTCGGTGAGGAGGAACAGGCACGGGAGATCCTTGGAAAAGTATCCTGGGGGATCAGATTCATAGAGTTGAACCAGGAACCACTGGACGCCTATGCACAGGCGATTGACAGTACTGATGTGATAAAAATTCAGGGAGAATTTTTCTGA
- a CDS encoding nucleoside 2-deoxyribosyltransferase, with the protein MYLLFCPCIREPGLRASGITTERDILAFDQVLSRCRSYGIDMRFLPCPETLYLGADRSPATFSERLDTPDFRHLLDQMEREIRSTIADLGVPYAIVGVDSSPTCGVNKNWRSPTGRETGRGVFLDRFPDIPAYDVYAVAMSRIYLAGPLFSEAERTWNIRLAQYLRSYAYDVYLPQEIGDSSASRGMDAHLEIFSRNLSALENTDIVVAVIDGADADSGTSWEMGYAYAKGVPVIAVRTDFRMVGAIEHVNLMLEQSAVVTHNLEELREALPCPLPVS; encoded by the coding sequence ATGTACCTTCTCTTCTGTCCCTGTATCAGGGAACCAGGTCTGCGGGCATCAGGAATTACCACTGAACGCGATATCCTGGCATTTGATCAAGTTCTCTCCCGGTGCAGGTCTTATGGAATTGATATGCGATTCCTTCCCTGTCCCGAGACCCTGTACCTGGGAGCCGACAGGAGCCCTGCTACATTCTCTGAGAGGCTAGATACACCCGATTTCAGGCATCTTCTTGATCAGATGGAACGGGAGATCAGGTCCACGATTGCAGATCTCGGAGTCCCCTACGCCATTGTCGGAGTTGATTCGTCACCCACCTGTGGGGTGAATAAAAACTGGAGATCTCCAACTGGCCGTGAAACAGGGAGGGGTGTTTTCCTGGATCGGTTTCCAGATATCCCTGCGTACGATGTCTATGCTGTAGCTATGAGCAGGATTTACCTGGCTGGCCCACTCTTCTCTGAAGCTGAGCGCACCTGGAATATCAGACTTGCACAATATCTTCGGTCGTATGCATATGATGTGTATCTTCCTCAGGAGATCGGGGATTCATCGGCATCACGGGGAATGGATGCACATCTGGAGATTTTTTCCCGGAATCTTTCGGCCCTTGAAAACACGGATATTGTTGTTGCAGTGATTGATGGTGCTGACGCCGACTCTGGAACATCTTGGGAGATGGGATATGCCTATGCAAAAGGAGTTCCTGTCATTGCAGTCAGGACCGATTTCAGAATGGTCGGTGCCATTGAGCATGTGAATCTCATGCTTGAGCAATCAGCTGTGGTAACTCATAACCTGGAAGAGCTCCGTGAGGCTCTTCCCTGCCCTTTACCGGTTTCCTGA
- a CDS encoding metal-dependent hydrolase produces MLIACHLFFGAASGLLLQNRFKSRYILPACVLGSVLPDLIDKPLGYIIFPSIGDGRLIAHSLMGLTIILLITTALFRNKYITVALGIGIMTHQILDEMWKIPVNWFYPLLGPFPVYQMENYFGWGLMRELTTPSEYLFALGLLFLLISRTENNLIRERAGILSGASALLLLLTGR; encoded by the coding sequence ATGTTAATAGCCTGCCACCTCTTTTTCGGAGCAGCATCTGGACTGCTCCTTCAAAATCGGTTTAAATCAAGGTACATTCTCCCGGCTTGTGTACTGGGATCTGTTCTCCCTGACCTTATTGACAAACCACTTGGATACATCATTTTTCCATCAATAGGAGATGGGAGACTTATCGCCCATTCCCTGATGGGACTCACAATAATCCTTTTGATCACAACTGCTCTCTTCAGAAACAAGTACATTACAGTTGCCCTTGGGATTGGTATCATGACTCATCAGATCCTGGATGAGATGTGGAAGATACCGGTGAACTGGTTTTATCCCCTGCTCGGGCCGTTCCCTGTTTACCAGATGGAGAACTACTTCGGTTGGGGCCTTATGCGTGAACTGACAACCCCGTCGGAGTACCTCTTTGCACTCGGATTACTGTTTCTTCTGATTAGCAGAACCGAAAATAATCTCATCAGGGAAAGGGCGGGCATTCTTTCAGGGGCATCAGCTCTCCTGCTTCTTCTTACCGGGAGATGA
- a CDS encoding adenylyltransferase/cytidyltransferase family protein has protein sequence MRRVVATGTFDILHPGHLWYLSESAHLGTELWVIVARDENVKHKPRPIIPEEQRVIMVGALKGVFKAVLGDQHDMFRPIEEIKPDIITLGFNQHFQESRLRDSLSERGLKTEIIRISEYAGTPFTSSRRIAEEIRRRAVSDNCSC, from the coding sequence ATCCGTAGAGTAGTCGCAACCGGAACCTTCGACATCCTCCACCCCGGGCATCTCTGGTACCTCAGTGAGTCTGCGCATCTGGGAACTGAACTCTGGGTCATCGTCGCCAGGGATGAAAACGTGAAACATAAACCCAGGCCGATTATTCCTGAAGAACAGAGGGTGATTATGGTTGGGGCCCTGAAAGGAGTTTTTAAAGCAGTACTTGGCGATCAGCATGATATGTTCAGGCCCATTGAAGAGATAAAACCCGATATCATCACACTTGGGTTCAATCAGCACTTTCAGGAGAGTCGTCTTCGTGACTCCCTGAGCGAACGTGGACTAAAGACCGAGATCATCAGAATCAGCGAGTACGCAGGAACCCCTTTTACCAGTTCACGCAGAATTGCAGAGGAGATCAGACGACGTGCAGTGTCTGATAACTGCTCATGTTAA
- a CDS encoding Mov34/MPN/PAD-1 family protein translates to MNIRGISADTLSLLLIMGQESHPREFAALLSTEEGVIRNVDIIPGTIGGSASASVLFEMIPLNVGYIGSAHSHPSGAIRPSEADLAFFSRTGSCHIIVGHPYGQDDWRCFHADGTSIELEVIPDE, encoded by the coding sequence ATGAATATCAGAGGAATCTCAGCAGATACCCTTTCCCTGTTGCTTATCATGGGACAGGAATCACACCCCCGGGAGTTTGCAGCGCTTCTGTCAACAGAAGAGGGCGTGATCCGGAACGTGGATATTATTCCCGGAACCATTGGGGGATCAGCGAGTGCTTCGGTTCTGTTTGAGATGATCCCACTCAACGTCGGATATATCGGAAGCGCACACAGTCATCCAAGCGGAGCAATACGGCCGTCAGAAGCAGATCTTGCATTCTTCTCACGGACCGGGTCCTGCCACATCATCGTCGGACACCCCTATGGTCAGGATGACTGGAGGTGTTTCCACGCTGACGGGACAAGTATTGAGCTCGAGGTAATACCGGATGAGTAA
- a CDS encoding dihydropteroate synthase-like protein — MRILLPTGRITEEVVRKAATGYDATVVVTGELASFLTPHHLRTLLVDGSYDMVITSGMCTASFQQVEKETGVPIYRGPRHAADLSLILRVIDTIELSREIPADDLLTSLRQKEAADKVKLLETEATGDFSIRGVKIGKGSRIKVLAEIMDAHRHPDIRKKVIRFFEDGADIVDLGFGFDATPDDVRRVFERISDLPGPLAVDTQNPELIRAALPRADLILSLHDGNINEVGPDIIEARAAAVIVPLERALGETIEQAKKLGLTRLIADPLLQPAGSGLTRSLAGFSDHGCPLFFGAGNVIELIDADSIGINALLAAMAHELHAAIIFCSEHSDKTQDSIKEMRRATEMMLLTGERPYPKDLGIDLFCIKEKRKRREPPLEYSSIVDAEQMPDEIQYDPRGNFRIGIEDGWIIAVRNGSAVRGKRWQDVLYTLLKQDAISLLDHAGYLGRELFKAELAIKFGRSFEQDGPF, encoded by the coding sequence ATGCGGATACTCCTCCCAACCGGCAGGATCACCGAAGAGGTTGTCAGGAAAGCAGCCACAGGATACGATGCTACGGTGGTAGTTACCGGTGAACTCGCATCATTTCTCACTCCTCATCACCTGAGGACCCTGCTTGTTGATGGATCATATGACATGGTGATTACATCAGGTATGTGCACAGCCTCTTTTCAACAGGTCGAAAAAGAAACGGGAGTGCCAATTTATCGTGGACCACGTCATGCAGCAGATCTCTCATTGATACTCAGAGTCATAGATACAATAGAGCTGTCCCGTGAGATTCCTGCCGATGATTTGCTCACATCATTACGACAGAAAGAGGCTGCAGACAAGGTTAAATTACTTGAAACCGAGGCCACTGGAGATTTCTCAATCCGGGGAGTCAAGATCGGAAAAGGATCCCGGATAAAGGTCCTGGCCGAGATCATGGATGCTCATCGCCATCCGGATATCAGGAAGAAGGTAATCCGGTTTTTTGAGGACGGAGCTGACATCGTTGATCTTGGATTCGGGTTTGATGCAACACCTGATGACGTGAGGAGGGTGTTTGAAAGAATTTCTGATCTGCCTGGACCTCTGGCTGTTGATACCCAAAACCCTGAGCTCATCAGGGCTGCACTGCCACGAGCTGATCTGATTCTCTCACTCCATGATGGGAATATCAATGAAGTGGGACCCGATATCATAGAGGCCAGGGCAGCAGCGGTTATTGTTCCCCTGGAACGAGCCCTTGGAGAGACAATAGAGCAGGCAAAAAAATTGGGATTGACCCGGCTTATCGCCGATCCCCTTTTGCAACCCGCAGGATCGGGACTTACCAGGTCCCTTGCCGGCTTTTCAGATCATGGCTGTCCTCTCTTTTTTGGGGCTGGCAACGTAATTGAATTGATTGATGCCGATTCAATCGGGATCAATGCCCTACTTGCAGCGATGGCACACGAACTCCATGCTGCCATCATATTCTGTAGTGAACACAGCGATAAAACACAGGATTCCATCAAAGAGATGAGGAGGGCAACCGAGATGATGCTCCTCACCGGTGAACGTCCATATCCCAAGGATCTCGGCATTGATCTCTTCTGCATCAAAGAGAAACGTAAAAGAAGAGAACCTCCCCTGGAATACTCCAGTATTGTCGATGCTGAACAGATGCCTGATGAGATTCAATATGATCCGCGCGGAAATTTCAGAATCGGGATCGAGGACGGATGGATCATCGCTGTCAGGAACGGATCAGCAGTCAGAGGAAAACGATGGCAGGATGTACTCTACACCCTTTTAAAGCAGGACGCAATATCACTCCTCGATCATGCCGGATACCTGGGTCGTGAACTCTTCAAGGCAGAACTTGCGATAAAATTCGGGCGAAGCTTTGAACAGGATGGCCCATTCTGA
- a CDS encoding CehA/McbA family metallohydrolase, translated as MLTADLHVHTSCSGDGESRVEEVLAAARAAGLDAIALTDHDTIEGCRIAASITSDVLVIPGVEVTTRQGHLLALGVSGEVPKGLDVLETIALVHKMGGVAILPHPFHRYRHGVALKKKEALEAADAIEVFNSRYILGGANRKAARYARRLGKPMVAGSDAHNCRYIGYGRTIIEADRSIAGILEAIRNGNTKPGGRRTPVRTYTKQSLRNSWRKLKGRITR; from the coding sequence ATGTTAACTGCTGATCTTCATGTCCATACATCCTGTTCCGGAGACGGTGAGAGCCGGGTTGAAGAGGTACTTGCAGCAGCACGCGCAGCAGGTCTCGATGCCATTGCTCTGACTGATCATGACACCATAGAAGGCTGCAGGATTGCAGCCTCAATAACCAGTGATGTCCTGGTAATTCCTGGTGTAGAAGTAACAACTAGGCAGGGTCACCTGCTTGCACTCGGAGTCAGTGGAGAGGTTCCTAAAGGTCTTGATGTCCTTGAAACAATCGCCCTGGTTCATAAAATGGGTGGGGTTGCAATCCTTCCGCATCCGTTTCATCGGTACCGGCACGGAGTCGCCCTAAAAAAGAAAGAAGCTCTCGAGGCAGCAGATGCTATTGAGGTCTTCAACAGCCGGTATATCCTCGGTGGAGCAAACAGGAAAGCTGCCCGTTATGCCCGTAGACTTGGAAAACCCATGGTGGCTGGAAGCGATGCACATAACTGCAGGTATATTGGGTACGGCAGGACAATCATCGAGGCAGACCGCAGTATTGCCGGTATCCTTGAGGCCATCAGAAACGGAAATACAAAGCCCGGGGGCAGGCGGACTCCTGTCAGAACCTATACTAAACAGTCACTTCGGAACTCATGGCGGAAACT